gaaaaaaaaagacacagccaGCTGTTCAGAGAGTGCAGCCGAGCTCCGGGCAGGGGATTTGGGTCTCCACAGTGGGCCAGAGCTACCCAACCCACAGGGAGCCCAAGGCCCCATGTCCCTGGCAGGACGATTATCAGAAAGCCCAGCGGGGGAGGTGAAGTGGGCTTGGGGAGCAAGGTGGCCTGTCCAGCGGCAGGCTCCCCAAGCACACCCACCCAGCGACAGGAAAAGGCCAGTCAGGGCACCTCGCCAGCCCTGGCCATACTCTGAGTCTCCAACAGACAAGAAAAGCCCTCTCCCAGGGAGTCTAAGAGGTTCTGCAAACAGCTTTGGGCCAGTACCCCAGTTTCACCATTCCCATGTtaggaagcaaatgaaaacagaCGTGTAGACATCCACCGTGACTTTGAATGGCCTCTCTCTTCACTTCAGAGCAATCCCCAACCCGCAGTGGCCCCAACACCTCCCGTGAGTCCCTCCCCATCAGGGTCCAACTCCCCAACAACCATGCAGGCAGGCGCTGTGAAGGCCCCCACCACCCCTTTGGAAAGGGAGGAATCCCCGCATGACCCCAGCAGGAGTCCCAGGCCCCGCAAGAGGGATTTTCAGAAACAAGTCCGCCACcccagacaatttttttttttcaattctaaatCCCCCAAAAGCTCTTGAATGCTAAGTTTTCTTCCATAACTTATTTAGGCCAAGATCTGACCTGAACCAAGCAAGCTGAGGCTATTCATGGTTTTTATTAATCCCAATTAGTCTGACTTTTCACAGGGTTCTCTGCAAAATCAGTCATGCGCTTGGCGGTCGGGAGGTGCCCCGGACTGCGGGGGTGTTAGGAAACGCATGGTAAATGGGTCTCACTCCGTCTCAGATACACGTTTTCTGAACTCAGAGACCCATCCAGCCCCAAGGATTTTAGGAGGACTATGGACCAGGCGTGGTATTCTGTATAATGTGAAGGCTCAGCAGGCCTGTGCTCGCCCACACCTGcactggggagcctgcgtctGCACACCTGGCAAGCCCTTTTGCCCAGGGATGGAGTCGCCAGCCGCTGTCTAGGGAAACAAAGGTCAAAACACACCCAGGCCCAGAGATTTCAGTGGcgaggagggagggtgggtgaACGGTAGGCTGCAGTAAGGGAGCACAGGGCCAGGAGAAACTTTTGGGGACCCgtccccaggcagccctgggatggcagagggcacagcagaCCTTTCCACACCGGGCTGGGTGCTCACTCCTGCCCTGGCTCATTCCTGCCCTGGCGTGGCCCCAGGGAGACCAAACAGTCAGATGGGGGCTGGGGACCCAGAGGAAGGGTCCACTGaaccctgcccctgcctggcagCTCTGGGGCAccctggcagggggcagggagacatGCAGGGCAGGGGCCAGCCGAGCATCCCAGCCTCCCTGTCCGCGATaccgccccccactccccaccctccaccccacctgaGATGCTCTGGGGGCCTGTGTCTTtctggagcagggggaggggctggcagccTCGCAGCCTGCCAAGAACAGCAGATgcgttttcaaaataaataatgttttttaaatcccCCTCTTCCACTCCAACCCCGGGAGATGGCAGAAGAGCAAGTGAGGTCCCGGTGCCCACTGCAGCCTGGCGCAGCCCTCATGGGACCACCCTGGAATTCTCGGCAGCGCCTTCGACTCACAGCTGCTGTGGGATGCCCTGCTCCTTGTATCCTGtgtggaagaagaagaggagggacagTGAGATGCATACTTCCTACAGGATTTCTCCAGGAGGTGCCTGTAAACTGCAATATGGTCATGAAATCTTATTCGCACTAGGATGTGAATGGCTGCTATACTCAGGGTCCACCTTTTCTGGAGGGCATGGGCTTTTTAACCAGAACAGAAAGATGCAGGAAGAACTGTGGAACCTTGGGTTTGGTGAGGTTATGGGACAGGAGGGCATccgggatggggggtgggggcacggTGATCGACATGCCCCGAAACCACTGCCCAGGAGACTGCTGGGTGGGCCTCCATCCCCGAAAGCCAGGCACCTGGGACGTGTGGACAGAGAGGAGGACggaaagaaaaacagcaagaCAGGACACAGAAGACCGTCACCATGTGTCTGTTCAATCAGCCGGACGTCTGGGACACAGACAAACATGACCGAGGACTCCGAGCCTTTAAAACACTGTTGACCATCACAAGACCACTGGGATGAAGTTATGAGTTTGGGATTGGCGAAATGCCTCCCACCCCACTGAGAGCTGGCAACTTAGCTCCAGAGGAGTTTCTGAGGACCTAACggtttttttctctcattatttacCAAATTATTCACCAATTTTAAGTCTGAATCATATGCGGGAAATGCAGAAAAAAGATGACATCACAGACGATACAGGAGTGACCATGTGTTGTTGAAGCCACTGCAGGCCCCGAGGGGCTCAGTGTGCTAGGCCCCAGACTTCTGTCTACACTTTAACACTTTCCACACTACAGCTAGAAATCCcaccaaacaaaaacacaaagaagatatacagaagcacaaaaataaatgaaaatagataaaaaccaaaaacaagacgAAAGCCCGGCGGCCCGCTGGGGTGAACGTGTTGGGGAGAGTGGTGCGCAGGGGGGGCAGCAGCCCTGGCTGGGGGCCCTGCGCCCACCAGCAGACTCACCTTGGGAAACTTGGGGGCAACACAGGGATGTGAGGCCGCAggatggaaaggaggaaaagagaaaaagaaaacagggtgaAAACAGAGACCAGAAGGACTGGCGGAAGTCTAAAAAGCATCAGGATGTGTAAGCGCTCTGCCCGGGCTCTGGGGACCGGCAGGTGGGTGCTGGGACTGGGGCGTGTGGCCagagctctccccaccccaggttCACAGCCTGCAGCCCCACAACTCAGCCAAGCGCATTCCTCCCCTGGGGCCACCTGCTGACCCTCCCTCTGGGCTCAGCCCCACCTGCCTGGAGAAGCCGACCGAGGGCCCCGAGGGGCTCAGTGTGCTAGGTGCACCTGCAGGGGGGACGGCTGCGGGACATGCTCAGGAGGTTGAGATGCTCCCTCCTGGCCCCAGCCGGGCTCTGTGTGGTCACCCCGTATAGAGACAGGAGTCCTGTACATACATCCTAATGCCTGGGGACAGACAGAGGCAAACAGATCTCCTTCTGCAGATACCCCGATGGACCGGCAGAGGCGCCGAAGTCCCGTGTGGAGAACATGCAGATGGATAAGCAGACGGTGTCGTGTTGGGGTGGACATGGGGCAGAGAGCATGGGGAACTACCCCATATTTCTCCATCCTCGACCAGGACAGACTGTGATGGGCTCATTGTTATTATCAACAGAGTGGCTTGCTTATGTCCCGGACTTTAATGTCTGCTTAGGTCTGGAATTCCCTGCTGCCCTCTTAGCGGCTTTTCTGGATGGTGTATGTGTTGATGACCCCCTGGCCAGTGCTGTGTGGAAGGTcatcctcagggcacctggggggctcagtcgttaagtgcctgccttccgctcaagtcatgatcttggggtcctgggataaagccctctgctcagcagggagtctgcttccccctctccctctgcctgccactagcccctgcttgttctctgtctctctctctcaaataaataagtaaaacctttttttttttttaatcatcctcTACTGTTCCAGCTGAGaggtttccttcatttttgcaGCAAGGGGCTGGAGTGGACCCAGAAAGAACGGCCCTTGTCCAACTATCAGTTAGGACAGACGAGTCCCTTGTGGGACCTCCTGGCAAAGTCACCATCCCCCGCAGGACCTGTGTGCTCCGCCATCCCTGGGAGCCACCCCCAGCCTGCAGCCGCCTCTCAACAGCAGTGATTACACATCCTTCCGGGGCAGGTTTGCTTTCTGGAATGAGTCACCCCTGCCAAGATAGGTGGCTGAGTCCGGCAGGCAGCATAGCCagtgggcaggggtgaggtgTGGTGGGTTTTCTTCTGCAGCCAAGTCTGAAAAGTCTGGTGCAAAAAACCAGCATCCCCGGGGCCAGCGTGCAGAGACATCCAAGAAGCTGAGTGGCCACAGCGAGGGCCCGGGGCCCCGGGGCGGGGTGGGAACCCGGCTTCTCACACCAAGCATCCCGGCTGCACTCTCAGTGCCAGCCACAGGGCCAGGCTTTCTGGCTGAGCCCACAGTCAGGGGTGAtgcaaagagaggaagaggaagaggcccCATCTGACTCATCAGGGTCCATGCTTCCTAGTCTAGGATCTGATCGGGGGGCCCTTCCAGTTATCTTTAAGACACAGACCCTGTGGTGTTTAAAACCCCTGGGTTTTAAGGGAGACCAAGATAAAAACAACCAGAAAGCTCTAGGAACAAGGCGCCCATTCACTGAAAGGGAGCTGGGTGACGCAGGTGCATTCTACTTGAGGGGAAAGTCTCCTCCTTCAGGTGCCCAAGCACCTGGCCAGACAATGGGGTCACGCAGGAGGAAGCCGTCAAAGGGGTCAGGCCTCGTTCGGGGTCAGGCCTTCCAACTACGGCTGAGGACGTGTCCCACAGCAAGGCTCCCAGGTCCCAAATGCGAAAGGGTCAGGAGCCAGTGGGCCATCGCATAGGCCCCCAGGGAAGCTTCGGGCTCTACAGTCCCTGTTCCCGGGCACAGGGCGAGGCGCCCATGGCGAGCCTGCCTGGGTCTCTGACTCttctgcctgctcccctcccagAGTACCGGTCCTCCCTGAGAGCCTTCCTGTGCCTGCCCTGAGAGCAGCCCTCTGCAGCCTAGCCCTCCCCGGGGccaacccacccacccccggAGCTCTGGCCAGGCCTGCTGGTCCCCTCCTGTTGTTCTGGCtggcccccacctcccagggtcTGCCACTGCCTCTCGGACCTCTCTTGCTGGATGTCCTGCTTCCAGGTGGCCAGTCTGCCCAACCAACTGGCTCCAGGGGACCCCAGTTGGGCTCTGGGACCTGCATTTTTTTCTGGCCCGTGGCTTGACTGGTCACTGACCGGAGGCTTGGCCTGGCCTGGCAGCTGTGTgttccctgcctccccagaggACCCTGAAACCAGAGGGAGTCAGCTACTGGTCATTCTAGATCGTTCTAGCTCATTCCCCATAACTCACATCCACCCTCTGGCACTGACAGGCCAGCCCAGGAGGGGCTTTGTTGCACAGGACATCAGGGGGTCCCTGGGGCATGAAGAGAGGGCAACGCGGTGCCTGAGGGGATGCGATCCCTGTCCGTGGGAGTCCACGGCGGCGTGGACAGAACGTGTGAAAATGCCGGCCACGTGAACTGTCTGCTCTAAGAGCTCAAGGTTACTTCACAGATGTTATGTCCATCCGGTGAGCTCTGTAACATCAGGCACTTTCTCAAAACAGTTTTGTGTCTGACTCAAGTTTGTACTAAATGATGGGCGAAGGTCCCCTCAGGAAGGAGCCACACTTAGgtcaaaggaaggagaaaaccgTACTGTCTGGCTATAAAAACCAAACACAACAACACAACAACCCACAGTTACAGGACTTCCCGTGGGCAGGGAGGCCACGTGGGTTCTCCTTCTTTCTGGAAACTGGGACCACCAGGCACACGGACCGCACCCCGGCTACCCAAGGTGGTCTGGGGCTGTTCCCTCAACAAGGAGGATGCCCAAGGTGTTTGAGTTGGTCGGAAGCTCCATCCTGTCTCGTTCACACCCTCGGGCTCAGGACTCCCTGCAGGCATGGGGCTGGGCATGCGGGGGATCAGGGTCAGGGACAGGGGAAGGGTCCCCTCTGCCAGGCAGCTGCAGACTCCCGTAACCAGCACACAGGTGCGCCTTCCTAAGCGCCcggccccagggaggaggagacCTCCTGGCAAGGTGCTCCCCCTGGCTAGACCACACGGCCCAGACCATCCAGCaccagcccctcctccagcccagcccccagaCGCACGGGTGGCTACTCACTGGCGAGGATGACCATGTCCATGCCCCAGAAGATGCTCATGATCCAGCCCACCATGACGATGGCCGTGAGGGTCTGGATGAGGGCCGCTGCGATGTTGAGCCAGAAGACACAGCATACGTGCCTGTCCGGGAGGTCAGTGCGGGCTCCACACAGCACCGCGAAGGCCGAGACAAACGTGCCTGTGAGACACCGGAGGGGACAGCCTTCTGAGTGCACTGGGGGCAAGAGCCACACGCATGCTCCCGGCCAGCCGGAGGCCCTGCTATCCAACGCCACCCCCAGGGAGCTAGGAGAGGGGTGGCCTGTGTCCAGTACCTTCCCACTCAGACCCGGCTCGCCTCTGGTCCCCATGCTGGGGGAGCCGAAACACCAGCCCCGGGATGTGTGGGCCCAGGCCCAGCATAGTCCTGAGGCCCAGCACAGTCCTGGGGCCATGATAAGCCGTCCCTGCCACAAGGGAGCCACCGTGCAGCCCCCTGTGAGGACAGTGAACAGCCTGGGGGAAGGACATCCACCTTGTGTGGCAGAAGTTGTGAAGGTCTAGCAGCTGGGAGGTAGGAACCAGAGTCCCTGGGGTGATACGGAAGCCACCCACAGAGGCAAATTCAGGAAGTGACCCCCAGAACACTCACTATTTGCAAAGGGACAGGAGCAGAGACCCCAGGTTCCTGCAGGGTGGAGAAGGCACAGGCCGGTGCCCGTGTTTAGAGACCAATCTCTGACGGGGTTCCCCTAGACACCCCAGACCTgcaaggggagggaaagggggccCAAGACTTGCTGAATATCCACAAGCCACAAAGTGACGTAGCAGGTGTGTCCAGGTCCCTTAGCCAGTAGGACTTCCCAGATCCCTGCACGTGCTAGGGACACATGTCCCTGCACTTAGTGACATCTTCCTGGAGCCAGGCTCTCTCCTCCTTGGGCTCTGAGCCCTGTGGCCAGCCTGCAGAAAAGCTAgtctgctccccaacccccaaacaATACCGGTCTCCCATGCTGCTCCTGGACAGACTGTCCCTAGAGCTAGCACTTGACACCCCCAGTCCAGagcccatcccccaaccacctccttTACAGGTTTTCACCCTCTAGGCCACTGGCTCCCCACCCTAATCTCCAGACACTGGACACCCAGGGACGGTCTCCCAGAGAGGGTCTCCCAGCCACGTGTGACCAGAGGGCAGGAAGGAATATGTGCCGAGGCAGGCAGGCAAGCTGATTACCCCCAGGGCAAAGCCTGTGCCTGCTGCGGATGGTCTCTCTGGTCCACAGAGGCAGGGGGATGAATTCCTGGCCGAGGCTGAGGGTAGCTCCTGGCCCCTCCCAAATGGAGAGTCTGGGGAAGTGAGAGTTGCCCGGAGCAGCCTCCTACCCTCACCCAGACAAGGAAGGGATGAGACAGCCCCATCTGCCCAGAAGAGCTCCTGTGCGcgctcgatctctctctctctctcaaataaataattttttaaaagatatacagAGAGCTACAAAAAGCAaacgagggcacctgggtggctcagtgggttgagccgctgcctttggctcaggtcatgatctcagggtcctgggatcgagtcccgcatcgggctctctgctcagcagggagcctgcttcctcctctctctctctgccttcctctctgcctacttgtgatctctgtcaaataaataatttaaaaatcttaaaaaaaaaaaagcaaacgaATATTGTATTGGCAAAAAACCAGACCattggaacagaactgagagcctGGAAATAAACCCAGGGATGTACAatcaactagtctttgacaagGATGAGGAACAGGAGAGAAGATGGTCTCTTGATCAGCGGTGCCGGGATAACTGCATATTCACATGGGAAACAATGGagctggacccctacctcacaccactcacaaaaattaacccgacatggatcaaagacttaaatgtaagacctgaaaccatggaATTTCTGGAAGGAAACACAGACACGAAGCTCCCCCACTGTGGGTCCTAGTGATGGTTCCTTGGATGTGACACCTAAAGTTCAAGCaactgaagcaaaaaataaacgCGTGGGACAACATCAAGCTCAAAagtttctgcagagcaaaggaaaccatccacagagtgaaaagacaacctgtggaatgggagaaaatacctgCAAACCGTGTGTTTGATAACAGATTAATCTCCAAAATACAGAGAGAATTCATCCAACTCAGTAGCAGAAAAACCAcccaattaaaacatgggcaaaggacctgaacagacgcttctccaaagaagacagccagacggccaacagacacatgagaagatgctcaaggAAATGCCAATGAAAACCACAACGAGATGTTACCTCCCACCCGTCAGAATGGACACGATCAAAAGACACAGATGAGAGATACCCAGTGTTGTCGAGGATGCGGgggaaaaggaaccctcgtgctcTGCTGCTGGGATTGTAAATGGGTGCAGC
The window above is part of the Mustela erminea isolate mMusErm1 chromosome 17, mMusErm1.Pri, whole genome shotgun sequence genome. Proteins encoded here:
- the STUM gene encoding protein stum homolog isoform X1 gives rise to the protein MEPSHKDAETAAAAAAVAAADPRAASSSSGVVVQVREKKGPLRAAIPYMPFPVAVICLFLNTFVPGLGTFVSAFAVLCGARTDLPDRHVCCVFWLNIAAALIQTLTAIVMVGWIMSIFWGMDMVILAISQGYKEQGIPQQL
- the STUM gene encoding protein stum homolog isoform X2, with amino-acid sequence MEPSHKDAETAAAAAAVAAADPRAASSSSGVVVQVREKKGPLRAAIPYMPFPVAVICLFLNTFVPGLGTFVSAFAVLCGARTDLPDRHVCCVFWLNIAAALIQTLTAIVMVGWIMSIFWGMDMVILARYKEQGIPQQL